One window from the genome of Leptospira broomii serovar Hurstbridge str. 5399 encodes:
- a CDS encoding tetratricopeptide repeat protein — protein MLPSVATGKETRFFKFFPLSKIGFGIFLCYFSSCASVQSIWKPNDSFIKSLELPGWVLESSIKLRVFNDTPNTANPEDALPEDDIAFYSNNARVLMAASPAAMKDIYKMAGCLDGTELVTIRGNKITENQEDIWYGICRSGAQDTVVFKVFDMGNDHLYRLYEDELLPNWEEARKIVQTNPEKAMRLANKLIEHEPSHPGARRLLGSLYLKAGYCPGAIRNYRIYLRIMPKTPEKEKIDSLVSKSCKESLIPKKKEQKEFSEDLPNLGE, from the coding sequence ATGTTACCCTCTGTGGCAACCGGAAAAGAGACTCGATTCTTCAAATTCTTCCCTTTATCAAAGATCGGATTCGGCATTTTCCTTTGTTATTTCTCCTCCTGCGCTTCCGTTCAATCTATCTGGAAACCCAATGATTCCTTTATTAAGAGCTTGGAATTACCGGGCTGGGTATTGGAGTCTTCCATCAAGCTTAGGGTCTTCAACGATACGCCGAACACCGCAAACCCGGAAGACGCGCTGCCGGAAGACGACATCGCATTTTATTCCAATAATGCCCGGGTATTAATGGCAGCTTCACCTGCAGCAATGAAGGACATCTATAAGATGGCAGGTTGTTTAGACGGAACCGAGTTGGTTACGATCCGTGGAAACAAAATCACCGAAAATCAGGAAGATATATGGTATGGAATTTGTCGAAGCGGCGCCCAGGATACCGTAGTATTCAAAGTATTCGATATGGGGAACGACCATCTCTATCGTCTGTACGAGGATGAACTCCTACCCAACTGGGAGGAGGCTAGAAAAATCGTTCAGACAAATCCGGAAAAGGCCATGCGACTGGCCAATAAATTGATCGAACACGAACCCTCGCATCCGGGAGCTCGAAGACTGCTAGGAAGTCTATATTTAAAAGCGGGTTACTGTCCGGGAGCGATCCGAAATTATCGAATCTACCTAAGAATTATGCCCAAGACTCCGGAAAAAGAAAAGATCGATTCTCTCGTGAGTAAATCTTGTAAGGAAAGCTTAATCCCTAAGAAAAAAGAACAGAAGGAATTTTCGGAGGATCTACCGAACTTAGGCGAGTAA
- the ribH gene encoding 6,7-dimethyl-8-ribityllumazine synthase, with translation MPKELKAKLNGTGQKHCIIVSRFNEFIVESLLKGATEALLATGVEDKDITIVRIPGAYEFPLVVSKAASSKKYDSIICLGAVIRGATAHFDYVAGESAKVGSIGVQYSLPVAFGILTTDTIEQAIERAGTKAGNKGYEAALTAVEMVNLLALL, from the coding sequence ATGCCTAAGGAACTCAAAGCAAAACTTAACGGTACAGGTCAAAAGCACTGTATCATCGTGTCCCGTTTTAACGAATTTATTGTGGAAAGTCTTTTGAAAGGAGCGACGGAAGCTTTACTTGCAACCGGCGTCGAAGACAAAGACATTACTATCGTCCGGATTCCGGGCGCATACGAGTTTCCTCTTGTCGTTTCTAAAGCTGCCTCTTCCAAGAAATACGACTCCATTATCTGTTTAGGCGCCGTGATTCGCGGTGCGACCGCGCATTTCGATTACGTTGCGGGAGAATCCGCCAAGGTCGGTTCAATCGGAGTTCAATACTCTCTCCCGGTGGCTTTCGGAATTCTGACTACGGATACTATCGAGCAAGCCATTGAGAGGGCCGGGACAAAAGCGGGTAATAAAGGTTATGAAGCCGCTCTGACTGCCGTTGAAATGGTTAATCTGTTGGCACTACTCTAA
- the nusB gene encoding transcription antitermination factor NusB: protein MSTSRRKSREIAVMALYQLELVKPPLSEVLKFKWYDKKIEKDERDFAVSIINGVVKNGEAIDTLIKKYSRNWDFERISPVNKCILRLSIYGLLNSMEIPPTVVIDEAVELTKEFESENSVPFINGILNSILQYETNRHGKPDPKKPDLPGDGRA from the coding sequence ATGTCCACTTCCCGCAGGAAGTCCAGAGAGATCGCTGTAATGGCGCTTTATCAGCTGGAATTAGTAAAACCGCCCTTATCCGAAGTTCTGAAATTCAAATGGTACGACAAAAAAATCGAAAAGGATGAGAGGGATTTTGCCGTTTCGATTATAAATGGGGTTGTGAAAAACGGCGAGGCCATCGATACTCTAATCAAGAAGTACTCGAGGAATTGGGATTTTGAAAGAATTTCCCCGGTGAATAAGTGTATATTGCGCTTATCCATCTACGGGCTGCTTAACTCAATGGAAATCCCGCCTACAGTCGTAATTGACGAAGCGGTTGAACTGACCAAAGAGTTTGAGAGCGAAAATTCGGTTCCGTTCATTAATGGAATCCTGAACTCCATCCTTCAATACGAGACCAACCGACATGGAAAACCCGATCCGAAAAAACCGGATCTTCCTGGAGACGGAAGAGCCTAA
- a CDS encoding tetratricopeptide repeat protein translates to MENPIRKNRIFLETEEPKTSAYYGEEPDEFRPRRSYNKLAFFWGAMVLLVLLAFLAAGWYYYTHRQGDLAGGSFSGSKDLLAPKGDISRLLERPYLPEGSANPQLTKCINLYKERFTRQAFDYCTEFLNGPSTEQEKSVALTVLGVIHDEAGRFPLAIERLQKAVLFDPKNVHAYYNLTIAYKHNGQFADARSTAMKAKELAPDDPRIALLAGNLFNEINDPDAAIDAYKRGLSAAPDDPYLTYNLAVSYFKKGELPQAEEQFKLVILKSRGGKLSALSSAYLGNIAYNRGDYGSAEHYFREAATLSPNDAKALYNLSVVLKKNGKMEEALKYLEMAKLAGASDPEIFRSIAESFEQLNQGEQSIDALHKGLKYNPNNLDLLFQLAETYYNRGDLLAAEETYRRIVDSTPGDSFTETALINLGVVLDQMERYGEAVTYLNRVLDINPKNAKAYYNLGLVYKHTGNGVQAIENFRKSAYLDPTDIKPKEALGDYYLENKFYREAIEEYSALFKQKEDYYKVALKLAEAYAGSNQTSSAEKILLQILNQSKNSAELQQAHKKLALLYNKSKDPDLRNRAKDEAYRSAHMDPDDYEGRLVLTKILLDSNSILDREKAIEELTAIVRSEVKPKTASTAYNYLGVAYYKNGEYKKAVRSFQNSIDLDPSNTEAYDNKRAASAALEGSSQREGVF, encoded by the coding sequence ATGGAAAACCCGATCCGAAAAAACCGGATCTTCCTGGAGACGGAAGAGCCTAAAACCTCAGCTTATTACGGTGAGGAGCCGGATGAATTTCGGCCCCGTCGTTCTTATAATAAATTAGCCTTTTTCTGGGGTGCGATGGTACTCTTAGTGCTTCTCGCATTCTTGGCTGCTGGTTGGTATTATTACACTCATCGTCAAGGAGACTTGGCGGGTGGAAGTTTTTCCGGAAGCAAAGATTTACTGGCACCGAAAGGAGATATCAGTAGACTTTTGGAAAGACCGTATCTTCCGGAAGGCAGCGCTAATCCTCAGTTAACCAAATGCATCAATCTTTATAAAGAGAGATTCACTCGACAGGCTTTCGATTATTGTACTGAATTTTTAAACGGACCTTCAACCGAGCAGGAGAAGTCGGTCGCGCTTACGGTTCTTGGAGTTATTCACGACGAGGCAGGGAGATTTCCCCTCGCGATCGAACGCTTACAAAAAGCGGTACTCTTTGACCCGAAAAACGTCCATGCGTATTATAATCTTACCATAGCCTATAAGCATAACGGTCAATTTGCGGATGCAAGATCCACCGCGATGAAAGCCAAGGAACTTGCCCCCGACGATCCACGGATCGCTCTTTTGGCCGGGAATTTATTCAATGAAATCAACGATCCGGACGCGGCCATTGACGCTTATAAGAGAGGATTATCCGCCGCTCCCGATGATCCATATCTAACCTATAATTTAGCCGTAAGCTATTTTAAAAAAGGAGAACTTCCTCAGGCCGAAGAGCAATTCAAACTGGTTATTCTCAAATCTAGAGGAGGAAAGTTATCTGCTCTTTCTAGTGCCTACCTGGGAAACATCGCTTATAATCGCGGGGACTACGGCTCTGCTGAACATTATTTTAGGGAAGCCGCGACTCTTTCTCCTAACGACGCAAAAGCATTGTATAATCTTTCCGTGGTACTAAAAAAGAACGGAAAGATGGAAGAAGCGTTAAAATATCTAGAGATGGCCAAGCTGGCCGGCGCCTCGGATCCGGAGATTTTCAGATCCATCGCCGAGTCATTCGAACAATTAAATCAAGGAGAGCAATCAATAGACGCTCTTCACAAAGGTCTAAAATACAATCCGAATAACTTAGATTTACTTTTTCAATTGGCGGAAACGTATTATAATAGAGGCGATTTGCTTGCCGCCGAAGAAACGTACCGAAGAATCGTAGACTCGACACCAGGAGACAGCTTTACCGAAACGGCTCTAATTAATTTAGGCGTAGTTTTGGATCAGATGGAACGGTATGGAGAAGCCGTAACGTATTTGAATCGAGTGTTGGACATCAACCCTAAAAACGCGAAGGCCTATTATAATCTAGGTTTGGTATACAAACATACCGGTAACGGAGTACAAGCGATCGAAAATTTCCGTAAATCGGCCTATTTGGATCCTACCGATATCAAGCCTAAGGAAGCCTTAGGGGATTATTATTTAGAAAATAAATTCTATCGGGAAGCGATCGAAGAATATTCCGCTTTGTTTAAGCAGAAAGAGGACTACTATAAAGTGGCCCTTAAATTAGCGGAAGCTTATGCCGGTTCGAATCAAACTTCTAGTGCGGAAAAAATTCTATTACAAATATTGAATCAATCCAAGAATAGCGCCGAATTGCAGCAAGCTCATAAGAAGCTGGCCTTACTCTACAACAAGTCAAAGGATCCGGATTTACGAAATCGGGCAAAGGACGAAGCTTATCGATCCGCACACATGGATCCGGACGATTACGAAGGGCGTTTAGTTCTAACGAAGATACTCTTAGATTCAAATTCGATTTTGGATCGCGAAAAGGCGATCGAGGAATTAACCGCTATCGTTCGTTCCGAAGTGAAGCCGAAAACTGCATCGACAGCTTACAATTATCTAGGCGTGGCTTATTATAAGAATGGAGAATATAAAAAGGCCGTTCGATCGTTTCAAAACTCCATCGATTTGGATCCTTCCAACACCGAAGCATACGATAATAAACGTGCCGCTTCCGCCGCGTTAGAAGGCTCTTCTCAACGGGAGGGAGTTTTCTGA